A part of Deinococcus cellulosilyticus NBRC 106333 = KACC 11606 genomic DNA contains:
- a CDS encoding VOC family protein: MRLNHLTLLVDDVAGTRDFLQKYFEMKTMGKPNDHMSFLTDDNGMVMGIFKSKGAQYPEGFHIGFIQPSEEKVNEIHQQMIRDGLEAESPRKLHGSWTFYYRCPGGFLVEVLH, encoded by the coding sequence ATGAGATTGAATCATTTGACCCTGCTTGTTGATGATGTGGCTGGCACCAGAGATTTTCTGCAGAAATATTTTGAAATGAAGACCATGGGAAAACCCAATGACCACATGTCCTTTCTGACCGATGACAATGGCATGGTCATGGGCATCTTCAAGAGCAAAGGTGCCCAGTATCCTGAGGGTTTCCACATCGGGTTCATTCAGCCCAGTGAAGAAAAAGTCAATGAAATCCACCAGCAGATGATCCGTGATGGTCTCGAGGCAGAATCCCCACGGAAACTCCACGGCTCCTGGACTTTTTATTACCGCTGTCCTGGAGGTTTTCTGGTGGAAGTTCTGCATTGA
- the nagA gene encoding N-acetylglucosamine-6-phosphate deacetylase: MKHSLTGQVLTAQGLKTGTLHFDQQVLGFEEQELQGPQNLILPGFIDVHVHGGGGFDVMDGLEGIRGMARYHARHGTTSLLATTMTGPWDQVVEVLRDIKQASQTQEPDCAQVLGAHLEGPFISKHRLGAQPDFTLEPTPERVSEALSAGNIRVVTLAPEVPHAAGGIRQFVDAGVRVSIGHTAGNEQDALQAVELGASSCTHTFNATGGLTGREPGVLGVVLTSEMVHAEVILDFHHVHPLSFKLLTLLKPDRTLLITDAMRAAGLQDGIYDLGGQEVTVQGGVTRTLSGSLAGSVLTMDQAFRNAVQCGLSVEEASRLASLNPAKYLGLEKKGMLEQGWDADLVVLGPDLEVHQVFVGGTQVKQEIQPV, encoded by the coding sequence GTGAAACACAGCCTCACTGGACAGGTGCTCACCGCACAGGGACTGAAAACAGGCACCCTCCATTTTGACCAGCAGGTGCTGGGCTTTGAAGAACAGGAACTGCAAGGACCCCAGAACCTGATTCTGCCCGGGTTCATTGATGTGCATGTGCATGGTGGGGGTGGATTTGATGTGATGGACGGCCTGGAAGGCATTCGGGGCATGGCCAGATATCATGCAAGACATGGAACCACCTCACTGCTTGCCACCACCATGACAGGGCCCTGGGATCAGGTGGTGGAGGTGCTCAGGGACATCAAACAGGCCAGTCAAACCCAGGAGCCAGACTGTGCCCAGGTGCTCGGCGCCCATCTGGAAGGCCCCTTCATCTCAAAACACCGTCTGGGCGCACAACCGGATTTCACCCTGGAGCCCACGCCTGAGCGAGTCAGTGAGGCTCTGAGTGCTGGAAACATCCGGGTGGTCACCCTGGCACCAGAAGTTCCCCACGCTGCAGGGGGCATCAGGCAATTTGTGGATGCAGGTGTGAGGGTGAGCATCGGTCACACTGCAGGAAATGAACAGGATGCCCTGCAAGCCGTTGAGCTTGGAGCCAGCAGTTGCACCCACACTTTTAATGCCACCGGAGGCCTGACGGGTCGGGAACCCGGAGTGCTGGGAGTGGTCCTGACCAGTGAAATGGTGCATGCAGAGGTGATTCTGGACTTCCATCACGTGCATCCTCTGAGCTTCAAACTGCTGACTTTGCTCAAGCCCGACAGAACTTTGCTCATCACCGACGCCATGCGTGCTGCAGGCTTACAAGACGGCATTTACGATCTGGGAGGCCAGGAGGTCACCGTGCAAGGTGGGGTCACCCGCACCCTCTCAGGCTCTCTGGCAGGCAGTGTGCTGACCATGGATCAGGCTTTCAGGAATGCTGTGCAGTGTGGTCTCTCTGTTGAGGAGGCATCCAGACTGGCCTCTCTGAATCCTGCAAAGTATCTGGGGCTGGAAAAGAAAGGCATGCTGGAACAGGGCTGGGATGCAGACCTGGTGGTTCTGGGGCCTGATCTGGAGGTGCATCAGGTGTTTGTGGGTGGAACACAGGTCAAGCAGGAAATCCAGCCTGTTTAG